AACAACTGATGCGTGACTTAAACCACCATAGAATTTTGAATTAGGTATTTCAAAACCATCATTAGGTTTTTGAATATTTGCTCTAGCTATTGCATAAGCAATACCATTACATGTAATCATTATCATGGCGCATTTTGGAGACCAAGAAAATGTTGCTGGATCTGCAGCTGCAAATAATGTAGTAAGCATAAAATTACGTTATTTTTATATATTCTCTAATACTTTTACCTAAAAAACACAAAATTGTAAAAGGTCTTAAGAGTTGTTTACTTCTAAAGTATTTAACATCTTTATGAATCCTAATAATATTACAAAATCGGCTAAGGTTAAGAAAAATTCAGCTGAACCATGTAGAAGGTCAACTTCAACAAGCGTTTTATGGTAAAAAGTTAGCGACAAAATAGATAATATTATAGTTATAAATACAAAGAAAACTGTCAAGGAATAGCCTGTTTTTACAAATCTATTGACAGAGTTGATTTTGTATAAGTAAAACAAAAATATTGAATATGGAATAATTGAAGCAGCAAATAATACGTTATTGTCAAAAGTCAATAATTTTTCTAAAAACC
The window above is part of the Prochlorococcus marinus CUG1415 genome. Proteins encoded here:
- the psaK gene encoding photosystem I reaction center subunit PsaK, with translation MLTTLFAAADPATFSWSPKCAMIMITCNGIAYAIARANIQKPNDGFEIPNSKFYGGLSHASVVGANCLGHIFGIGAILGLASRGVL
- a CDS encoding DUF3593 domain-containing protein, giving the protein MNDFFLRFLEKLLTFDNNVLFAASIIPYSIFLFYLYKINSVNRFVKTGYSLTVFFVFITIILSILSLTFYHKTLVEVDLLHGSAEFFLTLADFVILLGFIKMLNTLEVNNS